The window CTTGTAGATGGATCTGGGCGTAATGCCATGTCTCTCATTGTAATCGTGTTGAATCCTGCGACGTCGGTCACTCTCGTCCATGACCGACTTCATGGACTTCGTAACGGTGTCTGCATAGAAAAGGACCTTGCCGTTCAGGTTCCGGGAAGCTCGCCCTGCTACCTGCATCAAAGAGGTTTCTGACCGCAAGAATCCCTCCTTGTCAGCATCGAGTACCGCCACCAGGGATACCTCGGGCAGATCAAGTCCTTCGCGGAGGAGATTTATCCCCACAAGCACGTCAAATTCCCCCAGCCTGAGGTCTCTTAGAATGGTCACCCTTTCAAGGGAACCGATTTCGGAGTGGAGATAACGGACTCTCAAGTTCATTCCTATGAAGTAATCCGTCAGGTCTTCCGACATTCGTTTGGTCAGGGTCGTTACTAATAACCTTTCCTTTCTTGCAACGCGAGACTTGATTTCGCCCATGAGATTATCGATCTGTCCCCGCGTAGGTCTCACCTCGATTTCCGGATCCACGAGTCCGGTGGGCCGGATGAGCTGTTCCACTACGACTCCCTTGCATTTCAACAGCTCACGTTTCCCGGGAGTTGCGGAAACAAATACCACCTGGTTGATCACGTCATCAAATTCTTCGGATTTCATGGGCCTGTTGTCCAGGGCGGACGGCAGACGAAATCCATGTTGTACAAGAACTTCCTTCCGACTCCGGTCCCCCCAGTACATCCCTTCAGTCTGGGGAAGCGTCACGTGTGATTCATCAGCAAACATGAGGTAATCATCGGGGAAAAAGTCCAGCAAAGTCCAGGGCCTCTGACCCGGCTCACGACCCGAGAAATACCGTGAGTAATTCTCAATGCCGGAACAGTAACCCACTTCCAACATCATTTCCAGATCGAAGTTTGTCCTCTGTTCCAACCGCTGAGCTTCCAGCAACTTCCCCTCTGAACGCAATTCCTCAGCCCTTTGGGACAATTCTTTCCGGATTTCGTCCACGATTCCTCTCAACGAAGATTCATCCGTGATGAAGTGCTTGGCTGGATAAACGATGACAGAATCTATGGATCTGATGATTTCT is drawn from Candidatus Neomarinimicrobiota bacterium and contains these coding sequences:
- the uvrB gene encoding excinuclease ABC subunit UvrB produces the protein MSEFRIHTDFHPTSDQENAVRELVEALQLGEKYQILLGVTGSGKTFTMAKIIESVQRPTIVISHNKTLAAQLYGEFKSLFPENAVEYFISYYDYYQPEAYLPVTDTYVEKDSSINEEIDKLRLKTTSSLLERRDVIVVSSVSCIYGIGSPKEYEEKTVSLRRGDKISRRDLFTSLINIHYARNDSVLERGRFRVLGDIIELFPAYEDVAVRVETLGNDIESIHSFDPVTGEIIRSIDSVIVYPAKHFITDESSLRGIVDEIRKELSQRAEELRSEGKLLEAQRLEQRTNFDLEMMLEVGYCSGIENYSRYFSGREPGQRPWTLLDFFPDDYLMFADESHVTLPQTEGMYWGDRSRKEVLVQHGFRLPSALDNRPMKSEEFDDVINQVVFVSATPGKRELLKCKGVVVEQLIRPTGLVDPEIEVRPTRGQIDNLMGEIKSRVARKERLLVTTLTKRMSEDLTDYFIGMNLRVRYLHSEIGSLERVTILRDLRLGEFDVLVGINLLREGLDLPEVSLVAVLDADKEGFLRSETSLMQVAGRASRNLNGKVLFYADTVTKSMKSVMDESDRRRRIQHDYNERHGITPRSIYKSVEEVLSTTSVADACRDTTVTDYGRKGDFFDEMDKAAVLDMMKAEMIEAAENLEFEKAARLRDEIEKLRKEIV